From one Pan troglodytes isolate AG18354 chromosome 13, NHGRI_mPanTro3-v2.0_pri, whole genome shotgun sequence genomic stretch:
- the NR4A2 gene encoding nuclear receptor subfamily 4 group A member 2 isoform X1: MPCVQAQYGSSPQGASPASQSYSYHSSGEYSSDFLTPEFVKFSMDLTNTEITATTSLPSFSTFMDNYSTGYDVKPPCLYQMPLSGQQSSIKVEDIQMHNYQQHSHLPPQSEEMMPHSGSVYYKPSSPPTPTTPGFQVQHSPMWDDPGSLHNFHQNYVATTHMIEQRKTPVSRLSLFSFKQSPPGTPVSSCQMRFDGPLHVPMNPEPAGSHHVVDGQTFAVPNPIRKPASMGFPGLQIGHASQLLDTQVPSPPSRGSPSNEGLCAVCGDNAACQHYGVRTCEGCKGFFKRTVQKNAKYVCLANKNCPVDKRRRNRCQYCRFQKCLAVGMVKEVVRTDSLKGRRGRLPSKPKSPQEPSPPSPPVSLISALVRAHVDSNPAMTSLDYSRFQANPDYQMSGDDTQHIQQFYDLLTGSMEIIRGWAEKIPGFADLPKADQDLLFESAFLELFVLRLAYRSNPVEGKLIFCNGVVLHRLQCVRGFGEWIDSIVEFSSNLQNMNIDISAFSCIAALAMVTERHGLKEPKRVEELQNKIVNCLKDHVTFNNGGLNRPNYLSKLLGKLPELRTLCTQGLQRIFYLKLEDLVPPPAIIDKLFLDTLPF; the protein is encoded by the exons ATGCCTTGTGTTCAGGCGCAGTATGGGTCCTCGCCTCAAGGAGCCAGCCCCGCTTCTCAGAGCTACAGTTACCACTCTTCGGGAGAATACAGCTCCGATTTCTTAACTCCAGAGTTTGTCAAGTTTAGCATGGACCTCACCAACACTGAAATCACTGCCACCACTTCTCTCCCCAGCTTCAGTACCTTTATGGACAACTACAGCACAGGCTACGACGTCAAGCCACCTTGCTTGTACCAAATGCCCCTGTCCGGACAGCAGTCCTCCATTAAGGTAGAAGACATTCAGATGCACAACTACCAGCAACACAGCCACCTGCCCCCCCAGTCTGAGGAGATGATGCCGCACTCCGGGTCGGTTTACTACAAGCCCTCCTCGCCCCCGACGCCCACCACCCCGGGCTTCCAGGTGCAGCACAGCCCCATGTGGGACGACCCGGGGTCTCTCCACAACTTCCACCAGAACTACGTGGCCACTACGCACATGATTGAGCAGAGGAAAACGCCAGTCTCCCgcctctccctcttctcctttaAGCAATCGCCCCCTGGCACCCCGGTGTCTAGTTGCCAGATGCGCTTCGACGGGCCCCTGCACGTCCCCATGAACCCGGAGCCCGCCGGCAGCCACCACGTGGTGGACGGGCAGACCTTCGCTGTGCCCAACCCCATTCGCAAGCCCGCGTCCATGGGCTTCCCGGGCCTGCAGATCGGCCACGCGTCGCAGCTGCTCGACACACAGGTGCCCTCACCGCCGTCGCGGGGCTCCCCCTCCAACGAGGGGCTGTGCGCTGTGTGTGGGGACAACGCGGCCTGCCAACACTACGGCGTGCGCACCTGTGAGGGCTGCAAAGGCTTCTTTAAG CGCACAgtgcaaaaaaatgcaaaatacgtGTGTTTAGCAAATAAAAACTGCCCAGTGGACAAGCGTCGCCGGAATCGCTGTCAGTACTGCCGATTTCAGAAGTGCCTGGCTGTTGGGATGGTCAAAGAAG TGGTTCGCACAGACAGTTTAAAAGGCCGGAGAGGTCGTTTGCCCTCGAAACCGAAGAGCCCACAGGAGCCCTCTCCCCCTTCGCCCCCGGTGAGTCTGATCAGTGCCCTCGTCAGGGCCCATGTCGACTCCAACCCGGCTATGACCAGCCTGGACTATTCCAGG TTCCAGGCGAACCCTGACTATCAAATGAGTGGAGATGACACCCAGCATATCCAGCAATTCTATGATCTCCTGACTGGCTCCATGGAGATCATCCGGGGCTGGGCAGAGAAGATCCCTGGCTTCGCAGACCTGCCCAAAGCCGACCAAGACCTGCTTTTTGAATCAGCTTTCTTAGAACTGTTTGTCCTTCGATTAGCATACAG GTCCAACCCAGTGGAGGGTAAACTCATCTTTTGCAATGGGGTGGTCTTGCACAGGTTGCAATGCGTTCGTGGCTTTGGGGAATGGATTGATTCCATTGTTGAATTCTCCTCCAACTTGCAGAATATGAACATCGACATTTCTGCCTTCTCCTGCATTGCTGCCCTGGCTATGGTCACAG AGAGACACGGGCTCAAGGAACCCAAGAGAGTGGAAGAACTGCAAAACAAGATTGTAAATTGTCTCAAAGACCACGTGACTTTCAACAATGGGGGGTTGAACCGCCCCAATTATTTGTCCAAACTGTTGGGGAAGCTCCCAGAACTTCGTACCCTTTGCACACAGGGGCTACAGCGCATTTTCTACCTGAAATTGGAAGACTTGGTGCCACCGCCAGCAATAATTGACAAACTTTTCCTGGACACTTTACCTTTCTAA
- the NR4A2 gene encoding nuclear receptor subfamily 4 group A member 2 isoform X2 has translation MDNYSTGYDVKPPCLYQMPLSGQQSSIKVEDIQMHNYQQHSHLPPQSEEMMPHSGSVYYKPSSPPTPTTPGFQVQHSPMWDDPGSLHNFHQNYVATTHMIEQRKTPVSRLSLFSFKQSPPGTPVSSCQMRFDGPLHVPMNPEPAGSHHVVDGQTFAVPNPIRKPASMGFPGLQIGHASQLLDTQVPSPPSRGSPSNEGLCAVCGDNAACQHYGVRTCEGCKGFFKRTVQKNAKYVCLANKNCPVDKRRRNRCQYCRFQKCLAVGMVKEVVRTDSLKGRRGRLPSKPKSPQEPSPPSPPVSLISALVRAHVDSNPAMTSLDYSRFQANPDYQMSGDDTQHIQQFYDLLTGSMEIIRGWAEKIPGFADLPKADQDLLFESAFLELFVLRLAYRSNPVEGKLIFCNGVVLHRLQCVRGFGEWIDSIVEFSSNLQNMNIDISAFSCIAALAMVTERHGLKEPKRVEELQNKIVNCLKDHVTFNNGGLNRPNYLSKLLGKLPELRTLCTQGLQRIFYLKLEDLVPPPAIIDKLFLDTLPF, from the exons ATGGACAACTACAGCACAGGCTACGACGTCAAGCCACCTTGCTTGTACCAAATGCCCCTGTCCGGACAGCAGTCCTCCATTAAGGTAGAAGACATTCAGATGCACAACTACCAGCAACACAGCCACCTGCCCCCCCAGTCTGAGGAGATGATGCCGCACTCCGGGTCGGTTTACTACAAGCCCTCCTCGCCCCCGACGCCCACCACCCCGGGCTTCCAGGTGCAGCACAGCCCCATGTGGGACGACCCGGGGTCTCTCCACAACTTCCACCAGAACTACGTGGCCACTACGCACATGATTGAGCAGAGGAAAACGCCAGTCTCCCgcctctccctcttctcctttaAGCAATCGCCCCCTGGCACCCCGGTGTCTAGTTGCCAGATGCGCTTCGACGGGCCCCTGCACGTCCCCATGAACCCGGAGCCCGCCGGCAGCCACCACGTGGTGGACGGGCAGACCTTCGCTGTGCCCAACCCCATTCGCAAGCCCGCGTCCATGGGCTTCCCGGGCCTGCAGATCGGCCACGCGTCGCAGCTGCTCGACACACAGGTGCCCTCACCGCCGTCGCGGGGCTCCCCCTCCAACGAGGGGCTGTGCGCTGTGTGTGGGGACAACGCGGCCTGCCAACACTACGGCGTGCGCACCTGTGAGGGCTGCAAAGGCTTCTTTAAG CGCACAgtgcaaaaaaatgcaaaatacgtGTGTTTAGCAAATAAAAACTGCCCAGTGGACAAGCGTCGCCGGAATCGCTGTCAGTACTGCCGATTTCAGAAGTGCCTGGCTGTTGGGATGGTCAAAGAAG TGGTTCGCACAGACAGTTTAAAAGGCCGGAGAGGTCGTTTGCCCTCGAAACCGAAGAGCCCACAGGAGCCCTCTCCCCCTTCGCCCCCGGTGAGTCTGATCAGTGCCCTCGTCAGGGCCCATGTCGACTCCAACCCGGCTATGACCAGCCTGGACTATTCCAGG TTCCAGGCGAACCCTGACTATCAAATGAGTGGAGATGACACCCAGCATATCCAGCAATTCTATGATCTCCTGACTGGCTCCATGGAGATCATCCGGGGCTGGGCAGAGAAGATCCCTGGCTTCGCAGACCTGCCCAAAGCCGACCAAGACCTGCTTTTTGAATCAGCTTTCTTAGAACTGTTTGTCCTTCGATTAGCATACAG GTCCAACCCAGTGGAGGGTAAACTCATCTTTTGCAATGGGGTGGTCTTGCACAGGTTGCAATGCGTTCGTGGCTTTGGGGAATGGATTGATTCCATTGTTGAATTCTCCTCCAACTTGCAGAATATGAACATCGACATTTCTGCCTTCTCCTGCATTGCTGCCCTGGCTATGGTCACAG AGAGACACGGGCTCAAGGAACCCAAGAGAGTGGAAGAACTGCAAAACAAGATTGTAAATTGTCTCAAAGACCACGTGACTTTCAACAATGGGGGGTTGAACCGCCCCAATTATTTGTCCAAACTGTTGGGGAAGCTCCCAGAACTTCGTACCCTTTGCACACAGGGGCTACAGCGCATTTTCTACCTGAAATTGGAAGACTTGGTGCCACCGCCAGCAATAATTGACAAACTTTTCCTGGACACTTTACCTTTCTAA